One Thermodesulfovibrionales bacterium DNA segment encodes these proteins:
- a CDS encoding adenylyltransferase/cytidyltransferase family protein, producing the protein MSGRVVCAGTFDHLHPGHLNFLMQASALGDELIVIVARDETVKKIKGASPDHDENLRKSNVEATGIPKKVVLGNLNEDLFVILDELSPAVVALGYDQRVSEEEIVARLPGCRVVRTEPFHPERFKSSFYRRDR; encoded by the coding sequence TGAGCGGGAGAGTTGTATGTGCAGGGACCTTTGATCATCTCCATCCGGGGCATCTCAATTTCCTCATGCAGGCATCTGCCCTCGGCGATGAACTCATTGTGATTGTTGCGAGGGACGAGACGGTCAAAAAGATAAAGGGCGCCAGCCCTGACCATGATGAGAATCTTCGGAAGTCGAACGTTGAGGCAACAGGTATCCCAAAGAAGGTTGTCCTCGGTAATCTCAATGAGGACCTCTTTGTTATCCTTGATGAGCTCTCGCCCGCAGTCGTGGCCCTGGGGTATGATCAGCGTGTCTCTGAAGAGGAGATTGTCGCCCGCCTCCCGGGATGCAGAGTAGTGAGGACCGAGCCCTTTCATCCGGAGAGATTCAAGTCTTCCTTCTATAGAAGAGACCGGTAG